A stretch of Elephas maximus indicus isolate mEleMax1 chromosome 20, mEleMax1 primary haplotype, whole genome shotgun sequence DNA encodes these proteins:
- the UBA7 gene encoding ubiquitin-like modifier-activating enzyme 7 isoform X3, producing MDILETSKLLDEELYSRQLYVLGSEAMQRIQGAKVLLSGLRGLGAEVAKNLVLMGVGSLTLHDPHPTCWSDLTAQFFLSEEDLGKSRAEASQKPVSQLNGAVQVCVHTGAITEDLLLDFQVVVLTTSELEEQLRVGNFCHQHRICFVMADTRGLVGQLFCDFGENFTVWDPTEAEPLMATIRHISQGSPGVVTLREADVHFQDEDLVTFSGIEGMVELNGCTQPIRVQEDGTLEVGDTTTFSRYLRGGAVTEVKKHKTVSHESLAAALLQPRVVAQSPREVRRACCLHQAFRALHEFQACTGRPPKPWHPGDAEAVVRLAQALGPLQRTQEELLDEALVRAVAMCSTGDLSPMAAMLGAVAAQEVLKRSCRYDGQIAVFGAGFQEKLSCQRYLLVGAGAIGCELLKGFALMGLGASDSGSITVADMDHIERSNLSRQFLFRPQDIGSPKAKVAAEAASRLNRGLQVTPLTHPLDRTTEHIFGDSFFSRVDGVAAALDSFQARSYVAARCAHYLKPLLEAGTQGTWGSAAVFVPHVTEPYRAPVSAAASEDASNPVCTVRFFPSTVEHTLEWARNEFEGLFRLSAEAIKCHQQAPTSLADVDGPQVLTLLQPVLGVLRVRPQTWQDCVAWARGHWQLCFHDSITQLLKCFPPDKVLEDGTPFWSGSKQCPQPLEFDANQDMHFFYVLAAANLYAQMHGLPGSKDQTALRRLLKLLPPPSPQHLAPIFASDLELAQASTTFGPEQLKELHKALEVWNEGPPLQPLLFEKDDDSNFHVDFVVAAASLRAQNYGIPPANRAQSKRIVGQIIPAIATATAAVAGLVGLELYKVVGGPTPLGAFRHSYLHLAENYLSRWVPYAPAIQTFRHLTWTCWDRLKVPAGQPERTLESLLAHLQEQHGLQVRMLLYGPAVLYSTRWPHDRQAQHLPLKVTELVQRVTGQVPEPGQQVLVLELSCEGEEEDTAFPPLHYEL from the exons ATGGACATCCTAGAGACCTCCAAGTTACTGGATGAGGAACTGTATTCACGGCAGCT GTATGTACTGGGCTCAGAGGCCATGCAGAGGATTCAGGGAGCCAAGGTCCTGCTGTCAGGCCTGCGGGGCCTGGGGGCTGAGGTGGCGAAGAACCTGGTGCTGATGGGTGTGGGCAGCCTCACTCTACATGACCCCCACCCCACCTGCTGGTCAGACCTGACTGCCCAG TTCTTCCTTTCAGAGGAAGACTTGGGGAAGAGCAGGGCTGAGGCCTCTCAAAAGCCTGTGTCTCAGCTCAATGGAGCCGTCCAGGTCTGTGTCCACACAGGCGCCATCACTGAGGACCTTCTGCTGGACTTCCAG GTGGTGGTTCTGACTACCTCAGAGCTGGAGGAGCAGTTGAGGGTGGGCAATTTCTGCCACCAGCACAGGATCTGCTTTGTGATGGCTGACACCCGAGGCCTTGTGGG GCAGTTGTTCTGTGACTTTGGTGAGAACTTCACTGTATGGGACCCCACAGAGGCAGAACCACTGATGGCCACCATCCGGCACATCTCCCAG GGCTCTCCTGGTGTTGTCACCCTGAGAGAGGCTGATGTCCACTTCCAAGACGAGGACTTGGTGACTTTCTCAGGCATTGAGGGCATGGTTGAGCTCAATGGCTGTACTCAGCCCATCCGCGTACAGG AAGATGGGACCTTGGAGGTTGGGGACACGACAACCTTTTCCCGTTACCTTCGTGGTGGAGCTGTCACTGAAGTCAAGAAACACAAGACCGTGAGCCAT GAATCCCTGGCTGCAGCCCTGCTCCAGCCCCGTGTGGTTGCCCAGAGTCCCCGGGAAGTCCGCCGCGCCTGCTGCCTGCATCAGGCCTTCCGTGCACTGCATGAGTTCCAGGCCTGCACTGGCCGCCCACCCAAGCCCTGGCATCCT GGTGATGCAGAGGCTGTGGTGCGTCTGGCCCAGGCCCTGGGACCATTGCAGAGGACACAGGAAGAGCTACTGGACGAGGCCCTGGTACGGGCAGTCGCCATGTGTAGCACCGGTGACCTGAGCCCCATGGCAGCCATGCTGGGTGCAGTAGCCGCCCAGGAGGTGCTGAAG AGAAGCTGCCGCTATGACGGGCAAATTGCAGTATTTGGGGCTGGTTTTCAGGAGAAGCTGAGCTGCCAGCGCTACCTTCTG GTGGGCGCAGGCGCAATTGGCTGTGAGCTGCTCAAAGGCTTTGCCCTAATGGGCCTGGGGGCCAGTGACAGCGGGAGCATCACTGTTGCTGACATGGACCACATAGAGCGCTCCAACCTCAGCCGTCAGTTCCTCTTCAGGCCCCAGGACATTGGT AGTCCCAAAGCAAAGGTGGCTGCAGAGGCTGCCAGTCGCCTGAACCGAGGCTTGCAGGTGACCCCGCTCACCCACCCGCTGGACCGCACCACAGAGCACATCTTTGGGGACAGCTTCTTCTCCCGTGTGGACGGTGTGGCTGCTGCCCTAGACAGTTTCCAGGCCA GAAGCTATGTGGCTGCTCGCTGCGCCCACTATCTGAAGCCACTGCTGGAGGCAGGCACCCAGGGCACCTGGGGCAGTGCTGCAGTGTTCGTGCCCCATGTGACTGAGCCCTACAGAGCCCCCGTCTCGGCTGCAGCTTCTGAGGATGCCTCCAACCCTGTCTGTACTGTGCGGTTCTTCCCCAGCACAGTTGAGCACACTCTGGAG TGGGCCCGGAATGAGTTTGAGGGGCTCTTCCGACTGTCTGCCGAGGCCATCAAGTGCCATCAACA GGCACCCACTTCCCTGGCAGACGTGGATGGGCCGCAGGTGCTGACTCTGCTGCAGCCCGTGCTGGGTGTCCTGAGGGTGCGTCCACAGACCTGGCAAGACTGCGTGGCATGGGCACGTGGGCACTGGCAACTATGTTTCCATGACAGCATTACACAGCTCTTGAAGTGCTTCCCACCCGATAAG GTGCTTGAGGACGGAACACCCTTCTGGTCCGGTTCCAAACAGTGTCCTCAGCCCCTGGAGTTTGACGCCAACCAA GACATGCACTTCTTCTACGTGCTAGCAGCTGCCAACCTGTATGCCCAGATGCACGGGCTGCCTGGCTCAAAGGATCAGACTGCACTCCGGAGGCTGCTAAAGTTGCTGCCACCGCCCAGTCCACAGCACCTGGCCCCCATCTTTGCCAGTGACCTGGAGCTAGCTCAGGCTTCCACCACGTTTG GCCCTGAGCAGTTGAAAGAATTGCACAAAGCCCTGGAAGTCTGGAACGAGGGCCCTCCCCTACAGCCTCTGCTGTTTGAGAAG GATGATGACAGCAATTTCCATGTTGACTTTGTGGTGGCAGCGGCTAGCCTACGAGCTCAGAACTATGGGATCCCACCAGCCAACCGTGCCCAG AGCAAGCGCATCGTGGGACAGATTATCCCAGCCATTGCCACTGCAACAGCAGCTGTGGCAGGCCTGGTGGGCCTGGAGCTGTATAAGGTGGTGGGCGGGCCGACACCCCTTGGTGCCTTCCGGCACAGCTATCTGCACCTGGCTGAAAACTACCTCAGCCGCTGGGTGCCTTATGCCCCAGCCATCCAGACG TTCCGTCACTTGACGTGGACTTGCTGGGACCGCCTGAAGGTGCCTGCTGGGCAGCCTGAGAGGACTCTAGAGTCACTGCTGGCCCATCTCCAG GAGCAACATGGGCTGCAGGTGAGGATGCTACTGTATGGTCCAGCCGTGCTCTACTCAACGAGATGGCCCCATGACAGGCAGGCCCAGCACTTGCCCCTCAA GGTGACAGAGCTGGTGCAGCGGGTGACAGGGCAGGTGCCTGAGCCTGGGCAGCAGGTCCTGGTACTGGAGCTGAGCTGTGAGGGTGAGGAGGAGGACACTGCTTTCCCGCCTCTGCACTATGAGCTGTGA
- the UBA7 gene encoding ubiquitin-like modifier-activating enzyme 7 isoform X2 translates to MDILETSKLLDEELYSRQLYVLGSEAMQRIQGAKVLLSGLRGLGAEVAKNLVLMGVGSLTLHDPHPTCWSDLTAQFFLSEEDLGKSRAEASQKPVSQLNGAVQVCVHTGAITEDLLLDFQVVVLTTSELEEQLRVGNFCHQHRICFVMADTRGLVGQLFCDFGENFTVWDPTEAEPLMATIRHISQGSPGVVTLREADVHFQDEDLVTFSGIEGMVELNGCTQPIRVQDGTLEVGDTTTFSRYLRGGAVTEVKKHKTVSHESLAAALLQPRVVAQSPREVRRACCLHQAFRALHEFQACTGRPPKPWHPGDAEAVVRLAQALGPLQRTQEELLDEALVRAVAMCSTGDLSPMAAMLGAVAAQEVLKAISRKFMPLDQWLYFDALECLPEDGEPLPSPEDCAPRSCRYDGQIAVFGAGFQEKLSCQRYLLVGAGAIGCELLKGFALMGLGASDSGSITVADMDHIERSNLSRQFLFRPQDIGSPKAKVAAEAASRLNRGLQVTPLTHPLDRTTEHIFGDSFFSRVDGVAAALDSFQARSYVAARCAHYLKPLLEAGTQGTWGSAAVFVPHVTEPYRAPVSAAASEDASNPVCTVRFFPSTVEHTLEWARNEFEGLFRLSAEAIKCHQQAPTSLADVDGPQVLTLLQPVLGVLRVRPQTWQDCVAWARGHWQLCFHDSITQLLKCFPPDKVLEDGTPFWSGSKQCPQPLEFDANQDMHFFYVLAAANLYAQMHGLPGSKDQTALRRLLKLLPPPSPQHLAPIFASDLELAQASTTFGPEQLKELHKALEVWNEGPPLQPLLFEKDDDSNFHVDFVVAAASLRAQNYGIPPANRAQSKRIVGQIIPAIATATAAVAGLVGLELYKVVGGPTPLGAFRHSYLHLAENYLSRWVPYAPAIQTFRHLTWTCWDRLKVPAGQPERTLESLLAHLQEQHGLQVRMLLYGPAVLYSTRWPHDRQAQHLPLKVTELVQRVTGQVPEPGQQVLVLELSCEGEEEDTAFPPLHYEL, encoded by the exons ATGGACATCCTAGAGACCTCCAAGTTACTGGATGAGGAACTGTATTCACGGCAGCT GTATGTACTGGGCTCAGAGGCCATGCAGAGGATTCAGGGAGCCAAGGTCCTGCTGTCAGGCCTGCGGGGCCTGGGGGCTGAGGTGGCGAAGAACCTGGTGCTGATGGGTGTGGGCAGCCTCACTCTACATGACCCCCACCCCACCTGCTGGTCAGACCTGACTGCCCAG TTCTTCCTTTCAGAGGAAGACTTGGGGAAGAGCAGGGCTGAGGCCTCTCAAAAGCCTGTGTCTCAGCTCAATGGAGCCGTCCAGGTCTGTGTCCACACAGGCGCCATCACTGAGGACCTTCTGCTGGACTTCCAG GTGGTGGTTCTGACTACCTCAGAGCTGGAGGAGCAGTTGAGGGTGGGCAATTTCTGCCACCAGCACAGGATCTGCTTTGTGATGGCTGACACCCGAGGCCTTGTGGG GCAGTTGTTCTGTGACTTTGGTGAGAACTTCACTGTATGGGACCCCACAGAGGCAGAACCACTGATGGCCACCATCCGGCACATCTCCCAG GGCTCTCCTGGTGTTGTCACCCTGAGAGAGGCTGATGTCCACTTCCAAGACGAGGACTTGGTGACTTTCTCAGGCATTGAGGGCATGGTTGAGCTCAATGGCTGTACTCAGCCCATCCGCGTACAGG ATGGGACCTTGGAGGTTGGGGACACGACAACCTTTTCCCGTTACCTTCGTGGTGGAGCTGTCACTGAAGTCAAGAAACACAAGACCGTGAGCCAT GAATCCCTGGCTGCAGCCCTGCTCCAGCCCCGTGTGGTTGCCCAGAGTCCCCGGGAAGTCCGCCGCGCCTGCTGCCTGCATCAGGCCTTCCGTGCACTGCATGAGTTCCAGGCCTGCACTGGCCGCCCACCCAAGCCCTGGCATCCT GGTGATGCAGAGGCTGTGGTGCGTCTGGCCCAGGCCCTGGGACCATTGCAGAGGACACAGGAAGAGCTACTGGACGAGGCCCTGGTACGGGCAGTCGCCATGTGTAGCACCGGTGACCTGAGCCCCATGGCAGCCATGCTGGGTGCAGTAGCCGCCCAGGAGGTGCTGAAG GCAATCTCCAGGAAGTTCATGCCCCTGGACCAGTGGCTGTATTTTGATGCTCTCGAATGCCTTCCAGAAGATGGGGAGCCCCTTCCCAGCCCCGAGGATTGCGCTCCA AGAAGCTGCCGCTATGACGGGCAAATTGCAGTATTTGGGGCTGGTTTTCAGGAGAAGCTGAGCTGCCAGCGCTACCTTCTG GTGGGCGCAGGCGCAATTGGCTGTGAGCTGCTCAAAGGCTTTGCCCTAATGGGCCTGGGGGCCAGTGACAGCGGGAGCATCACTGTTGCTGACATGGACCACATAGAGCGCTCCAACCTCAGCCGTCAGTTCCTCTTCAGGCCCCAGGACATTGGT AGTCCCAAAGCAAAGGTGGCTGCAGAGGCTGCCAGTCGCCTGAACCGAGGCTTGCAGGTGACCCCGCTCACCCACCCGCTGGACCGCACCACAGAGCACATCTTTGGGGACAGCTTCTTCTCCCGTGTGGACGGTGTGGCTGCTGCCCTAGACAGTTTCCAGGCCA GAAGCTATGTGGCTGCTCGCTGCGCCCACTATCTGAAGCCACTGCTGGAGGCAGGCACCCAGGGCACCTGGGGCAGTGCTGCAGTGTTCGTGCCCCATGTGACTGAGCCCTACAGAGCCCCCGTCTCGGCTGCAGCTTCTGAGGATGCCTCCAACCCTGTCTGTACTGTGCGGTTCTTCCCCAGCACAGTTGAGCACACTCTGGAG TGGGCCCGGAATGAGTTTGAGGGGCTCTTCCGACTGTCTGCCGAGGCCATCAAGTGCCATCAACA GGCACCCACTTCCCTGGCAGACGTGGATGGGCCGCAGGTGCTGACTCTGCTGCAGCCCGTGCTGGGTGTCCTGAGGGTGCGTCCACAGACCTGGCAAGACTGCGTGGCATGGGCACGTGGGCACTGGCAACTATGTTTCCATGACAGCATTACACAGCTCTTGAAGTGCTTCCCACCCGATAAG GTGCTTGAGGACGGAACACCCTTCTGGTCCGGTTCCAAACAGTGTCCTCAGCCCCTGGAGTTTGACGCCAACCAA GACATGCACTTCTTCTACGTGCTAGCAGCTGCCAACCTGTATGCCCAGATGCACGGGCTGCCTGGCTCAAAGGATCAGACTGCACTCCGGAGGCTGCTAAAGTTGCTGCCACCGCCCAGTCCACAGCACCTGGCCCCCATCTTTGCCAGTGACCTGGAGCTAGCTCAGGCTTCCACCACGTTTG GCCCTGAGCAGTTGAAAGAATTGCACAAAGCCCTGGAAGTCTGGAACGAGGGCCCTCCCCTACAGCCTCTGCTGTTTGAGAAG GATGATGACAGCAATTTCCATGTTGACTTTGTGGTGGCAGCGGCTAGCCTACGAGCTCAGAACTATGGGATCCCACCAGCCAACCGTGCCCAG AGCAAGCGCATCGTGGGACAGATTATCCCAGCCATTGCCACTGCAACAGCAGCTGTGGCAGGCCTGGTGGGCCTGGAGCTGTATAAGGTGGTGGGCGGGCCGACACCCCTTGGTGCCTTCCGGCACAGCTATCTGCACCTGGCTGAAAACTACCTCAGCCGCTGGGTGCCTTATGCCCCAGCCATCCAGACG TTCCGTCACTTGACGTGGACTTGCTGGGACCGCCTGAAGGTGCCTGCTGGGCAGCCTGAGAGGACTCTAGAGTCACTGCTGGCCCATCTCCAG GAGCAACATGGGCTGCAGGTGAGGATGCTACTGTATGGTCCAGCCGTGCTCTACTCAACGAGATGGCCCCATGACAGGCAGGCCCAGCACTTGCCCCTCAA GGTGACAGAGCTGGTGCAGCGGGTGACAGGGCAGGTGCCTGAGCCTGGGCAGCAGGTCCTGGTACTGGAGCTGAGCTGTGAGGGTGAGGAGGAGGACACTGCTTTCCCGCCTCTGCACTATGAGCTGTGA
- the UBA7 gene encoding ubiquitin-like modifier-activating enzyme 7 isoform X1: protein MDILETSKLLDEELYSRQLYVLGSEAMQRIQGAKVLLSGLRGLGAEVAKNLVLMGVGSLTLHDPHPTCWSDLTAQFFLSEEDLGKSRAEASQKPVSQLNGAVQVCVHTGAITEDLLLDFQVVVLTTSELEEQLRVGNFCHQHRICFVMADTRGLVGQLFCDFGENFTVWDPTEAEPLMATIRHISQGSPGVVTLREADVHFQDEDLVTFSGIEGMVELNGCTQPIRVQEDGTLEVGDTTTFSRYLRGGAVTEVKKHKTVSHESLAAALLQPRVVAQSPREVRRACCLHQAFRALHEFQACTGRPPKPWHPGDAEAVVRLAQALGPLQRTQEELLDEALVRAVAMCSTGDLSPMAAMLGAVAAQEVLKAISRKFMPLDQWLYFDALECLPEDGEPLPSPEDCAPRSCRYDGQIAVFGAGFQEKLSCQRYLLVGAGAIGCELLKGFALMGLGASDSGSITVADMDHIERSNLSRQFLFRPQDIGSPKAKVAAEAASRLNRGLQVTPLTHPLDRTTEHIFGDSFFSRVDGVAAALDSFQARSYVAARCAHYLKPLLEAGTQGTWGSAAVFVPHVTEPYRAPVSAAASEDASNPVCTVRFFPSTVEHTLEWARNEFEGLFRLSAEAIKCHQQAPTSLADVDGPQVLTLLQPVLGVLRVRPQTWQDCVAWARGHWQLCFHDSITQLLKCFPPDKVLEDGTPFWSGSKQCPQPLEFDANQDMHFFYVLAAANLYAQMHGLPGSKDQTALRRLLKLLPPPSPQHLAPIFASDLELAQASTTFGPEQLKELHKALEVWNEGPPLQPLLFEKDDDSNFHVDFVVAAASLRAQNYGIPPANRAQSKRIVGQIIPAIATATAAVAGLVGLELYKVVGGPTPLGAFRHSYLHLAENYLSRWVPYAPAIQTFRHLTWTCWDRLKVPAGQPERTLESLLAHLQEQHGLQVRMLLYGPAVLYSTRWPHDRQAQHLPLKVTELVQRVTGQVPEPGQQVLVLELSCEGEEEDTAFPPLHYEL from the exons ATGGACATCCTAGAGACCTCCAAGTTACTGGATGAGGAACTGTATTCACGGCAGCT GTATGTACTGGGCTCAGAGGCCATGCAGAGGATTCAGGGAGCCAAGGTCCTGCTGTCAGGCCTGCGGGGCCTGGGGGCTGAGGTGGCGAAGAACCTGGTGCTGATGGGTGTGGGCAGCCTCACTCTACATGACCCCCACCCCACCTGCTGGTCAGACCTGACTGCCCAG TTCTTCCTTTCAGAGGAAGACTTGGGGAAGAGCAGGGCTGAGGCCTCTCAAAAGCCTGTGTCTCAGCTCAATGGAGCCGTCCAGGTCTGTGTCCACACAGGCGCCATCACTGAGGACCTTCTGCTGGACTTCCAG GTGGTGGTTCTGACTACCTCAGAGCTGGAGGAGCAGTTGAGGGTGGGCAATTTCTGCCACCAGCACAGGATCTGCTTTGTGATGGCTGACACCCGAGGCCTTGTGGG GCAGTTGTTCTGTGACTTTGGTGAGAACTTCACTGTATGGGACCCCACAGAGGCAGAACCACTGATGGCCACCATCCGGCACATCTCCCAG GGCTCTCCTGGTGTTGTCACCCTGAGAGAGGCTGATGTCCACTTCCAAGACGAGGACTTGGTGACTTTCTCAGGCATTGAGGGCATGGTTGAGCTCAATGGCTGTACTCAGCCCATCCGCGTACAGG AAGATGGGACCTTGGAGGTTGGGGACACGACAACCTTTTCCCGTTACCTTCGTGGTGGAGCTGTCACTGAAGTCAAGAAACACAAGACCGTGAGCCAT GAATCCCTGGCTGCAGCCCTGCTCCAGCCCCGTGTGGTTGCCCAGAGTCCCCGGGAAGTCCGCCGCGCCTGCTGCCTGCATCAGGCCTTCCGTGCACTGCATGAGTTCCAGGCCTGCACTGGCCGCCCACCCAAGCCCTGGCATCCT GGTGATGCAGAGGCTGTGGTGCGTCTGGCCCAGGCCCTGGGACCATTGCAGAGGACACAGGAAGAGCTACTGGACGAGGCCCTGGTACGGGCAGTCGCCATGTGTAGCACCGGTGACCTGAGCCCCATGGCAGCCATGCTGGGTGCAGTAGCCGCCCAGGAGGTGCTGAAG GCAATCTCCAGGAAGTTCATGCCCCTGGACCAGTGGCTGTATTTTGATGCTCTCGAATGCCTTCCAGAAGATGGGGAGCCCCTTCCCAGCCCCGAGGATTGCGCTCCA AGAAGCTGCCGCTATGACGGGCAAATTGCAGTATTTGGGGCTGGTTTTCAGGAGAAGCTGAGCTGCCAGCGCTACCTTCTG GTGGGCGCAGGCGCAATTGGCTGTGAGCTGCTCAAAGGCTTTGCCCTAATGGGCCTGGGGGCCAGTGACAGCGGGAGCATCACTGTTGCTGACATGGACCACATAGAGCGCTCCAACCTCAGCCGTCAGTTCCTCTTCAGGCCCCAGGACATTGGT AGTCCCAAAGCAAAGGTGGCTGCAGAGGCTGCCAGTCGCCTGAACCGAGGCTTGCAGGTGACCCCGCTCACCCACCCGCTGGACCGCACCACAGAGCACATCTTTGGGGACAGCTTCTTCTCCCGTGTGGACGGTGTGGCTGCTGCCCTAGACAGTTTCCAGGCCA GAAGCTATGTGGCTGCTCGCTGCGCCCACTATCTGAAGCCACTGCTGGAGGCAGGCACCCAGGGCACCTGGGGCAGTGCTGCAGTGTTCGTGCCCCATGTGACTGAGCCCTACAGAGCCCCCGTCTCGGCTGCAGCTTCTGAGGATGCCTCCAACCCTGTCTGTACTGTGCGGTTCTTCCCCAGCACAGTTGAGCACACTCTGGAG TGGGCCCGGAATGAGTTTGAGGGGCTCTTCCGACTGTCTGCCGAGGCCATCAAGTGCCATCAACA GGCACCCACTTCCCTGGCAGACGTGGATGGGCCGCAGGTGCTGACTCTGCTGCAGCCCGTGCTGGGTGTCCTGAGGGTGCGTCCACAGACCTGGCAAGACTGCGTGGCATGGGCACGTGGGCACTGGCAACTATGTTTCCATGACAGCATTACACAGCTCTTGAAGTGCTTCCCACCCGATAAG GTGCTTGAGGACGGAACACCCTTCTGGTCCGGTTCCAAACAGTGTCCTCAGCCCCTGGAGTTTGACGCCAACCAA GACATGCACTTCTTCTACGTGCTAGCAGCTGCCAACCTGTATGCCCAGATGCACGGGCTGCCTGGCTCAAAGGATCAGACTGCACTCCGGAGGCTGCTAAAGTTGCTGCCACCGCCCAGTCCACAGCACCTGGCCCCCATCTTTGCCAGTGACCTGGAGCTAGCTCAGGCTTCCACCACGTTTG GCCCTGAGCAGTTGAAAGAATTGCACAAAGCCCTGGAAGTCTGGAACGAGGGCCCTCCCCTACAGCCTCTGCTGTTTGAGAAG GATGATGACAGCAATTTCCATGTTGACTTTGTGGTGGCAGCGGCTAGCCTACGAGCTCAGAACTATGGGATCCCACCAGCCAACCGTGCCCAG AGCAAGCGCATCGTGGGACAGATTATCCCAGCCATTGCCACTGCAACAGCAGCTGTGGCAGGCCTGGTGGGCCTGGAGCTGTATAAGGTGGTGGGCGGGCCGACACCCCTTGGTGCCTTCCGGCACAGCTATCTGCACCTGGCTGAAAACTACCTCAGCCGCTGGGTGCCTTATGCCCCAGCCATCCAGACG TTCCGTCACTTGACGTGGACTTGCTGGGACCGCCTGAAGGTGCCTGCTGGGCAGCCTGAGAGGACTCTAGAGTCACTGCTGGCCCATCTCCAG GAGCAACATGGGCTGCAGGTGAGGATGCTACTGTATGGTCCAGCCGTGCTCTACTCAACGAGATGGCCCCATGACAGGCAGGCCCAGCACTTGCCCCTCAA GGTGACAGAGCTGGTGCAGCGGGTGACAGGGCAGGTGCCTGAGCCTGGGCAGCAGGTCCTGGTACTGGAGCTGAGCTGTGAGGGTGAGGAGGAGGACACTGCTTTCCCGCCTCTGCACTATGAGCTGTGA